A single window of Leptotrichia sp. oral taxon 215 str. W9775 DNA harbors:
- a CDS encoding HAD-IB family phosphatase has protein sequence MTENKSIFLIDFDVTISRKDSTDTLLETHNPEYKKIIREKYKNGDITMREFVIFGLESLNITREEYIATLDKNVTIDESFKDFVESGTEFKIVSAGTRLNIQGSLLKYNINLTDDDIISNDISFEGNKIKITNPFLDKEMYYGVDKKKAVESYRKKGYKVIFVGDGPSDYRAMETADFVFVRKGTRAVKFCLEENIDFLEFDNFNEILEWRENQK, from the coding sequence ATGACAGAAAATAAAAGTATATTTTTAATAGATTTCGATGTAACCATAAGTAGAAAAGATTCAACAGATACATTGCTTGAAACTCATAATCCCGAGTATAAAAAAATTATAAGGGAAAAGTACAAAAATGGTGATATAACCATGAGGGAGTTTGTCATATTTGGACTTGAGTCATTAAATATAACTAGGGAAGAATATATAGCAACTCTTGATAAGAATGTTACTATTGATGAAAGTTTTAAGGATTTTGTCGAAAGTGGTACGGAATTTAAAATAGTGAGTGCAGGAACGAGGCTTAATATACAAGGCTCGCTTTTGAAGTATAATATAAATTTGACAGATGATGACATTATTTCTAATGACATCAGTTTTGAAGGAAATAAAATAAAGATTACAAATCCATTTCTGGATAAGGAAATGTATTATGGAGTGGATAAGAAGAAAGCTGTGGAAAGCTACCGGAAAAAGGGATATAAAGTAATTTTTGTAGGAGACGGCCCGTCTGATTACAGGGCAATGGAAACAGCTGATTTTGTTTTTGTAAGAAAGGGAACAAGAGCTGTTAAGTTCTGTTTGGAAGAAAATATTGATTTTCTTGAGTTTGATAACTTTAATGAGATATTGGAGTGGAGAGAAAATCAGAAATAA
- the ylxM gene encoding YlxM family DNA-binding protein, translating to MDKLDDFLRYSTLFLYYGELFSKKQKQYLELYLEEDRSLSEISEEYGITRQAVFDNIKRGFRQLDEYERKLKIFEKEKELKKKLENLKENFTKENLEKIIEDFDYNEVF from the coding sequence ATGGATAAATTAGATGATTTTTTACGATATTCGACACTTTTTCTGTATTATGGGGAACTATTTTCCAAAAAGCAGAAACAGTATCTTGAACTTTATCTCGAAGAGGACAGGTCTCTGAGCGAGATTTCGGAAGAGTATGGAATTACCAGACAGGCAGTATTTGACAATATAAAAAGAGGATTCAGACAGCTTGATGAATATGAGCGGAAGCTTAAAATATTTGAAAAGGAAAAGGAATTAAAGAAAAAACTTGAAAATTTGAAGGAGAATTTTACAAAGGAAAATTTAGAAAAAATAATAGAAGATTTTGATTATAATGAGGTGTTTTAA
- the gatB gene encoding Asp-tRNA(Asn)/Glu-tRNA(Gln) amidotransferase subunit GatB, with protein MSMEYETVIGLEVHCQLKTKTKVWCSCNADYDNEAPNVSTCPICTGQPGALPKLNEEVLNYAIKAALALDCEINGESQFDRKNYFYPDSPKNYQITQYFKPYAENGKLHIVTNSGKESEVGIERIQIEEDTAKSIHTTSESLLNYNRASVPLIEIISKPEIKNAEEAYAYLNTLKDRLKYTKVSDVSMELGSLRCDANVSVRKKGDTVLGTRTETKNLNSFKAVVRAIEYETSRQIEVIENGGRVIQETRLWDEEQGVTRPMRSKEEAMDYRYFPEPDLPKVIISDERLEKVKKEMPEFADEKAKRFVGEYKLNEKEAATLAGEPELAEYYETMVKESGEPKLSANWMLTEVLRVLKEKNIGIEKFSVSSGNIAKLITLIKTNVISSKIAKEVFELLLSEDKDPEIIVKEKGLIQITDNSEIEKIVEQVLEENQQSVEDYKAGKSNALKYLVGQAMRLSKGKANPQMINELILKKLD; from the coding sequence ATGAGCATGGAATATGAAACAGTCATTGGACTGGAAGTGCATTGCCAGTTAAAAACAAAAACAAAAGTATGGTGTTCATGTAATGCCGATTATGATAATGAAGCTCCAAATGTTTCCACGTGTCCCATTTGTACAGGACAGCCTGGAGCATTGCCGAAGCTGAATGAAGAAGTGCTTAATTATGCCATAAAGGCTGCACTTGCGCTGGATTGTGAAATCAATGGGGAAAGTCAGTTTGACAGAAAAAACTACTTCTATCCTGATTCACCAAAAAACTATCAGATAACACAGTATTTTAAGCCATATGCTGAAAATGGGAAACTGCATATTGTGACAAACAGTGGAAAGGAATCTGAAGTGGGGATAGAAAGAATTCAGATTGAAGAAGATACAGCAAAAAGTATACATACAACGTCAGAAAGTCTTTTAAACTATAACAGGGCTTCAGTACCTCTGATTGAGATAATTTCAAAGCCTGAAATAAAGAATGCCGAGGAAGCGTATGCTTATCTGAATACATTGAAGGACAGGCTGAAATATACAAAAGTAAGTGATGTGAGCATGGAACTTGGATCACTTAGATGTGATGCCAATGTATCAGTAAGAAAGAAAGGGGACACAGTTTTAGGAACAAGAACTGAAACTAAGAACCTGAACTCCTTCAAGGCTGTTGTAAGGGCAATAGAATATGAAACAAGCAGACAGATTGAAGTTATTGAAAATGGTGGAAGAGTTATACAGGAAACAAGGTTATGGGATGAAGAACAGGGTGTTACAAGACCTATGAGAAGTAAAGAGGAAGCAATGGATTACAGATACTTTCCTGAACCTGACCTGCCAAAAGTCATCATATCTGATGAAAGGCTTGAAAAAGTAAAAAAAGAAATGCCTGAATTTGCAGATGAAAAAGCAAAAAGATTTGTAGGGGAATATAAACTGAATGAAAAAGAGGCGGCAACTCTTGCAGGGGAACCTGAACTTGCCGAATACTATGAAACAATGGTAAAGGAATCAGGAGAACCTAAACTGTCTGCAAACTGGATGCTGACAGAAGTTTTAAGGGTGCTGAAGGAAAAAAATATTGGAATTGAGAAATTTTCAGTTTCTTCAGGAAATATTGCAAAGCTTATAACCCTGATAAAAACAAATGTAATAAGCTCAAAAATAGCAAAGGAAGTTTTTGAACTGCTGTTATCAGAAGACAAGGATCCTGAAATTATAGTAAAAGAAAAGGGATTGATTCAGATAACTGACAACAGTGAAATTGAGAAAATAGTTGAGCAGGTGCTGGAAGAAAATCAGCAGTCTGTGGAAGATTATAAGGCGGGTAAAAGTAATGCCCTTAAATATTTAGTGGGACAGGCTATGAGACTTTCCAAAGGGAAAGCCAACCCTCAAATGATAAATGAATTGATTTTGAAAAAACTGGATTAG
- a CDS encoding penicillin-binding protein, which produces MEKKSGIKKGKKVRISAFKLRMAIISAGVVLAFFGIFLRLFFLQVVKGEEYKKDGEKQYKSKYKVLAKRGRIISNDGEILAFDGEDYSIALDPTLVKDENIDKLMDLFKKNLPDLDTDKVKRDILLKKKNPKIKYLKVDYKLGYNERKAIEDELDAAKYLSSGVFFEPSFSRNYIKNEIFQEMIGFLDSEGKGAYGIEKFYDEELTGTDGVVEGMRNPGNFLTVDAIKNKKSVSVQNGNNIILTIDSILQDIMDAELKKAFQTYSPVSAMGIIMEVETGRILAMSSYPKASNNAEVKNRPITDMFEPGSIFKPITVAMGLDTGVITPNSTIYSGGHIKVQDRLIGEHDPSKKGTYTIEGLMAASSNVGMVVIGSRIDTKTFQNYLDKVGTGRKTGIDTFAEMSPKLLSVKDLTPVRKSNVSFGQGIAMTQIQMITSINAVVNNGKLMKPYLVDRLEDDRGNIVKQNSPVVVKKIFEEDTSRRVRKYMEAVVTKGTGKGAQIKGYRIGGKTGTAQKPGVKGYEGRKFFSSFIAFFPVDNPKYIVLISINEPRTGGKHYGGEVALPSVRNVLEKLIKYMGISPEGNIEESRKEKAVEQKPMKDLKKLLNEFNNNKMPDLTGLSLREIISIYPQIKFPKYKITGNGSVVEQYPSPGTKLDKNSEVRIILN; this is translated from the coding sequence ATGGAAAAGAAATCTGGGATAAAAAAAGGAAAAAAAGTAAGAATAAGTGCTTTTAAACTACGTATGGCAATAATATCAGCAGGAGTGGTGCTTGCGTTTTTTGGTATTTTCTTAAGGTTATTCTTTCTTCAGGTTGTAAAAGGTGAAGAATATAAAAAAGATGGAGAAAAACAATATAAGAGCAAGTATAAGGTGCTGGCAAAAAGAGGAAGAATTATTTCAAATGACGGAGAAATTTTAGCTTTTGATGGAGAAGACTATTCCATAGCTTTAGATCCGACTTTAGTTAAAGATGAAAATATTGACAAGCTGATGGATCTTTTTAAGAAGAATCTTCCTGACCTTGATACAGATAAGGTAAAAAGGGATATTCTTTTAAAGAAAAAAAATCCAAAAATAAAATATTTAAAAGTAGATTACAAACTTGGATACAATGAAAGAAAAGCTATAGAAGATGAGCTGGATGCCGCTAAATACCTCAGTTCAGGAGTATTTTTTGAGCCATCATTCAGCAGAAATTACATAAAAAATGAAATTTTTCAGGAAATGATAGGCTTTCTGGACAGTGAAGGTAAGGGAGCTTACGGTATTGAAAAATTTTATGATGAAGAACTTACAGGAACTGACGGGGTAGTGGAAGGGATGAGAAATCCCGGAAACTTCTTAACAGTGGACGCAATAAAAAATAAAAAAAGTGTTTCAGTTCAGAATGGAAACAACATAATATTAACAATAGACAGCATACTGCAGGATATAATGGATGCAGAACTGAAAAAAGCTTTTCAGACGTATAGCCCGGTGTCTGCAATGGGAATAATTATGGAAGTAGAGACAGGAAGAATACTTGCAATGTCTTCCTATCCGAAGGCAAGCAATAATGCTGAGGTAAAAAATAGACCAATAACAGATATGTTTGAACCTGGATCGATTTTTAAGCCTATAACAGTTGCAATGGGATTAGACACAGGAGTAATAACTCCTAATTCTACAATATATTCAGGGGGGCATATAAAAGTACAGGATAGACTAATAGGTGAGCATGATCCTTCAAAAAAAGGAACATACACAATAGAAGGATTAATGGCAGCGTCATCAAATGTAGGAATGGTTGTAATAGGTTCAAGGATTGACACAAAAACCTTTCAGAATTATCTGGACAAAGTAGGAACAGGGAGAAAGACGGGAATAGATACGTTTGCTGAGATGTCACCAAAACTGCTGTCGGTGAAGGACTTGACTCCTGTAAGAAAATCGAATGTTTCTTTTGGTCAGGGAATTGCCATGACACAGATACAGATGATAACGTCAATTAATGCAGTAGTAAATAATGGAAAGCTTATGAAACCTTATCTTGTTGACAGGCTGGAAGATGACAGGGGAAATATCGTTAAACAGAATAGTCCGGTTGTAGTAAAAAAAATATTTGAAGAAGATACTTCACGACGTGTCAGAAAATATATGGAAGCAGTTGTTACAAAGGGAACAGGAAAAGGAGCACAGATTAAGGGGTACAGAATTGGTGGAAAAACAGGAACTGCCCAAAAACCGGGCGTAAAGGGGTATGAAGGAAGAAAATTCTTCAGTTCATTTATTGCATTTTTTCCTGTGGATAATCCAAAATATATTGTCCTGATTTCCATAAATGAACCTAGAACAGGTGGAAAGCATTATGGAGGAGAGGTGGCATTGCCGTCTGTAAGAAATGTTTTGGAAAAACTGATAAAATACATGGGAATAAGTCCGGAAGGTAATATTGAAGAAAGTAGAAAGGAAAAAGCAGTTGAACAGAAACCGATGAAGGATCTGAAAAAATTGCTGAATGAGTTTAATAACAATAAAATGCCTGACTTGACAGGATTAAGCTTAAGGGAAATAATTTCAATATATCCTCAGATTAAATTTCCAAAATATAAGATAACAGGAAATGGAAGTGTTGTAGAACAGTATCCATCTCCAGGAACAAAACTGGATAAAAATTCAGAAGTAAGGATAATATTGAATTAA
- a CDS encoding DUF4253 domain-containing protein, giving the protein MENIDLLAEKIKCDYEKISEDSEITEVAERYFELLEEGKKQGFIPVFVEVKDYFNEEFPDFEEYERARDEILENYKKIDCNQWFKERKQEYVENEYLNEEYEFSDDSDYLDYFKNFNEDETFYLNSIFDGETGKVRENVGLFKIPADKAYEIPGWFLFGGFNECPLPEEIIAISKYWYEKYDARIAAITDSEIEFYLEKFPETQEEAEKLAVEQFLVSEDLVFQIYDELEELSKGLYKSRNWYFWWD; this is encoded by the coding sequence TTGGAAAATATAGACTTACTTGCAGAAAAAATAAAATGTGACTATGAAAAAATTAGTGAAGACAGCGAAATAACAGAAGTTGCAGAAAGATACTTTGAGTTGTTGGAAGAAGGGAAAAAACAAGGGTTTATTCCTGTGTTTGTTGAAGTAAAAGATTATTTCAATGAAGAGTTTCCAGATTTTGAAGAATATGAAAGAGCAAGGGATGAAATTTTAGAAAATTATAAAAAAATAGATTGTAATCAGTGGTTTAAAGAAAGAAAACAGGAATATGTAGAAAATGAGTACCTGAATGAGGAATATGAATTTTCTGATGACAGTGACTACCTAGATTATTTTAAAAATTTCAATGAAGATGAGACTTTCTATTTAAACTCAATATTTGATGGAGAAACTGGAAAAGTAAGGGAAAATGTAGGACTATTTAAGATTCCGGCAGATAAAGCTTATGAAATTCCAGGATGGTTTTTATTCGGTGGATTTAACGAATGTCCTTTGCCTGAAGAAATTATAGCTATCAGTAAATATTGGTATGAAAAATATGATGCAAGAATTGCCGCAATAACTGACTCTGAAATAGAATTTTATTTGGAAAAATTTCCTGAAACACAGGAAGAAGCAGAAAAATTGGCAGTAGAGCAGTTTTTAGTCAGTGAGGATTTAGTTTTCCAAATTTATGATGAACTGGAAGAACTTTCAAAGGGATTGTATAAATCAAGAAATTGGTATTTTTGGTGGGATTAG
- the ffh gene encoding signal recognition particle protein, whose translation MFNNLGDRFKDIFKKVSGQGKLTEANMKDALREVRLALLEADVNYGVAKNFVSKIREKALGEEVISGVNPTQQFVKIVHDELVEVLGGTNVQIAKSPKNPTIIMLSGLQGAGKTTFAGKLAKHLRSKGETPLLIGADVYRPAAKKQLKVLAEQVKVASFTIDESTDVNEICRKGLEEAGKIHATYVIIDTAGRLHIDEQLMGELQGIKDNFKPHEILLVVDGMTGQDAVNVAKTFNEQLDITGVVLTKLDGDTRGGAALSVKEVAGKPIKFISEGEKLDDIAPFHPDRLASRILGMGDVVSLVEKAQEAIDEKEAKKMEEKFRKNQFDFEDFLKQFKMIRKMGSIAGIMKMIPGVDTSAIDMAMAEKEMKRVEAIIFSMTVQERRDPKLLKSGSRKARIAKGSGVQVTDVNKLIKQFEQMKQMMKMFNSGAIPGLGGGMMRGKGKRKK comes from the coding sequence ATGTTTAATAATTTAGGTGACAGGTTTAAAGATATATTTAAAAAGGTAAGCGGACAGGGAAAGTTAACGGAAGCAAATATGAAGGATGCCTTGAGGGAAGTAAGGCTTGCACTTCTTGAAGCGGATGTAAACTATGGTGTAGCGAAAAATTTTGTTTCAAAAATAAGGGAAAAGGCTTTAGGGGAAGAAGTAATATCAGGAGTAAATCCTACTCAGCAGTTTGTAAAAATAGTGCATGATGAGCTTGTGGAAGTTCTTGGTGGAACAAATGTACAGATAGCAAAATCTCCTAAAAACCCTACTATTATAATGCTTTCAGGATTACAGGGGGCAGGAAAGACTACTTTTGCTGGAAAACTGGCTAAGCATCTCCGTTCAAAAGGTGAAACTCCACTACTTATTGGAGCTGATGTATACAGACCTGCAGCGAAGAAACAGCTGAAAGTATTGGCAGAGCAGGTAAAGGTTGCATCATTTACAATTGATGAAAGTACAGATGTAAATGAAATATGCAGAAAAGGGCTGGAAGAAGCAGGGAAAATACATGCAACATATGTAATAATAGATACTGCAGGACGTCTGCACATAGATGAACAGCTTATGGGTGAACTGCAGGGAATAAAAGATAATTTTAAACCACATGAAATACTGCTTGTAGTAGACGGAATGACAGGACAGGATGCAGTAAATGTGGCTAAGACCTTCAATGAGCAGCTTGACATCACAGGAGTAGTTCTGACAAAGCTGGACGGAGATACACGTGGAGGAGCCGCCCTTTCAGTAAAGGAAGTGGCAGGAAAGCCTATAAAGTTTATCAGTGAAGGGGAAAAACTGGATGATATAGCACCTTTCCATCCTGACAGGCTTGCATCGAGAATACTTGGAATGGGAGATGTTGTTTCACTTGTTGAAAAGGCTCAGGAAGCAATTGATGAAAAAGAAGCCAAGAAAATGGAAGAAAAATTCAGAAAAAATCAGTTTGATTTTGAAGATTTTCTGAAACAGTTTAAAATGATAAGAAAAATGGGCTCCATTGCAGGAATTATGAAAATGATACCCGGAGTGGATACAAGTGCAATAGATATGGCAATGGCAGAAAAGGAAATGAAAAGAGTGGAAGCGATAATCTTTTCGATGACAGTACAGGAAAGAAGGGATCCGAAACTTCTGAAAAGTGGAAGCCGTAAGGCAAGAATAGCTAAAGGAAGCGGAGTTCAGGTAACGGACGTAAATAAACTTATCAAACAGTTTGAACAGATGAAACAGATGATGAAAATGTTCAACAGTGGAGCAATTCCTGGACTTGGTGGAGGAATGATGAGAGGAAAGGGAAAACGTAAGAAATAA
- the gatC gene encoding Asp-tRNA(Asn)/Glu-tRNA(Gln) amidotransferase subunit GatC gives MLSKEDVLKIAKLSKLEFSENEIEKFRTDLNKIFDHMEELNSVDTSEVEPLFNVLDLKDVLRKDVVKDSGIKKDILKNAPNSDDEFIIVPKVVGENADN, from the coding sequence ATGCTAAGCAAAGAAGATGTTTTAAAAATAGCAAAATTGTCAAAGCTGGAATTTTCAGAAAATGAGATTGAAAAATTTAGAACAGATCTGAATAAAATTTTTGATCACATGGAAGAATTGAACAGCGTTGATACGAGCGAGGTTGAACCGTTGTTTAACGTGCTGGATTTAAAAGATGTGTTGAGAAAAGATGTTGTCAAGGATAGCGGAATTAAAAAGGATATCCTAAAAAATGCACCAAATAGTGATGATGAATTTATAATTGTACCAAAAGTTGTTGGAGAAAATGCCGATAATTAG
- the gatA gene encoding Asp-tRNA(Asn)/Glu-tRNA(Gln) amidotransferase subunit GatA, giving the protein MSLYRKTASEIAEMIKNKEVTSEEVTKEFLQRIDSLEDKVGAFSSVLNEKSLESAKKYDNDNNENNRKEYDNTLLFGVPVALKDNILSKGDLTTASSQILKNYEGVYDATVVEKLKKAGVPIIGKANMDEFAMGSSNENSSIKPASNPWALDRVPGGSSGGSAAAVAAQMVPIALGTDTGGSIRQPASLTGTVGIKPTYGRVSRYGLMAFGSSLDQIGALAKSTEDLARIMQIISGHDEKDPTTAEVEVPDYLKSLNNDLKGLKIGLPKEYFTEDLDKDIKEVVDKAVAQLKELGAEVKEVSLPYTKYAISTYYIISSAEAASNLSRYDGVRYGVRKSDENIEKMYVKSRSEGFGPEVKRRIMIGNYVLSSGFYDAYYKKASQVRRLIKEDFEKALNEVDIILTPVSPTTAFKKGEKNTDPVQMYLADIYTVSINMAGVPAISVPAGFVNGLPVGIQLIGNYFREDLLFNVSHKFEEARGKIEYPEL; this is encoded by the coding sequence ATGAGTTTATACAGAAAAACAGCCAGTGAAATAGCTGAAATGATAAAAAATAAAGAAGTTACATCTGAAGAAGTAACGAAGGAATTTTTACAGAGAATTGATTCGCTGGAAGATAAAGTAGGGGCATTTTCAAGTGTTTTAAATGAAAAGTCACTGGAAAGTGCTAAAAAATACGATAATGACAATAATGAAAATAATAGAAAAGAATATGACAATACACTGTTATTTGGAGTTCCTGTGGCACTGAAGGATAACATTCTTTCAAAAGGTGATTTAACTACTGCTTCATCACAGATTCTGAAAAATTATGAAGGGGTATACGATGCGACAGTAGTGGAAAAACTTAAGAAGGCAGGAGTTCCTATAATAGGAAAAGCGAACATGGATGAATTTGCAATGGGGTCATCAAATGAAAATTCATCAATAAAGCCTGCTTCCAATCCATGGGCATTGGATAGAGTGCCGGGAGGAAGCAGCGGAGGATCGGCTGCGGCAGTAGCTGCACAGATGGTTCCGATAGCATTGGGAACTGACACAGGAGGAAGTATAAGACAGCCTGCGAGCCTTACAGGGACAGTAGGAATAAAACCGACATACGGAAGGGTATCAAGATATGGTCTTATGGCATTCGGTTCTTCCCTTGACCAGATAGGTGCATTGGCAAAATCAACTGAAGACTTGGCTAGAATTATGCAGATAATATCGGGGCATGATGAAAAAGATCCGACAACAGCAGAAGTTGAAGTGCCTGACTATCTGAAAAGCCTGAATAATGATTTGAAAGGCTTAAAAATAGGACTTCCTAAAGAATACTTTACAGAAGATCTAGATAAGGACATAAAAGAAGTTGTGGATAAAGCTGTGGCACAGCTGAAGGAACTTGGAGCTGAAGTAAAGGAAGTGTCATTGCCTTATACAAAATATGCAATATCAACTTATTATATAATTTCATCAGCAGAAGCGGCATCAAATCTTTCCAGATATGACGGTGTAAGATACGGTGTAAGAAAAAGTGATGAAAATATAGAAAAAATGTATGTAAAATCAAGAAGTGAAGGATTCGGGCCTGAAGTAAAGAGAAGAATAATGATAGGAAACTATGTATTAAGTTCAGGATTCTATGATGCATACTATAAAAAAGCTTCACAGGTGAGAAGACTTATAAAAGAGGACTTTGAAAAGGCATTAAATGAAGTTGACATTATATTGACTCCTGTTTCTCCTACAACAGCCTTTAAAAAAGGTGAAAAGAATACAGATCCTGTGCAGATGTATCTTGCAGATATTTACACTGTTTCAATAAATATGGCAGGAGTTCCTGCAATTTCAGTTCCTGCAGGATTTGTAAATGGCCTTCCTGTAGGAATACAGCTGATTGGAAATTATTTCAGGGAAGATTTACTGTTCAATGTTTCCCATAAATTTGAGGAAGCAAGAGGGAAGATAGAATATCCGGAACTGTAA
- the priA gene encoding primosomal protein N': protein MYYYEIYVENNVNIYTYKSTEKYEPGEWCIVNFVNRNKTGLIISETKEEDISIDVSKIKFIIDRAPILSIPENIMKLIKWIKDYYISDYYNVIRTVYPGTLKLNYSKKAIYVKNLEDKESETENMYLFEKSNEKLSEIEKFNSYMQKKKEVTTATLDKNFSPDIIKRALKEEAIKIEKKLIVNSKKMSGGKIEGKIADDDVVLNEEQQKVADTIKNGGKKFYLLKGVTGSGKTEIYINLIKEAIKNGYGSLFLVPEISLTTQMTERLEKQFSDSVAILHSKLTDAEKRKEWTYIRTGEKKIVIGARSAIFAPVQNLKYIIIDEEHENTYKQDNNPRYHTKNVAIKRALIEGDVKVIFGSATPSFESYYQAEKNDIELVELKERFNNAKMPTYEIVDLNNTPENFSEELLKEMSGALGRKEQVILILNRKAFANLLKCKDCGHIPVCPNCSISLSYYKYENKLKCNYCGYEKYFNGKCDACGSEKVMQIGTGTEKIEEEIKSYFPESRTVRVDSETVKTKKDYEDIYNDFKNHKYDIMLGTQIIAKGFHFPDVTLVGIINSDIILNFPDFRAGEKTFQLLTQSSGRAGRGSKDGKVIIQTFNEENEVIQNTVTGNYEGYYRKEMELRKILNYPPFGRLIIIVVSSEEEEELEKKAKKFYNILMAGLNIGTNPGGNEFVSEPFKAPIYKINGRYRYQIFIKFNRENITKVKNVIRKAMNEYKEKKIRISVDVDPVSML, encoded by the coding sequence ATGTATTATTATGAAATATATGTCGAAAATAATGTAAATATATATACCTACAAATCAACGGAGAAATATGAGCCCGGAGAATGGTGTATTGTAAACTTTGTAAATAGAAATAAGACAGGACTGATTATTTCTGAAACAAAAGAGGAAGATATATCGATAGATGTTTCAAAAATAAAGTTCATCATAGATAGAGCCCCTATTTTATCTATTCCGGAAAATATAATGAAGCTGATAAAGTGGATAAAGGACTACTATATAAGTGATTATTACAATGTCATAAGAACAGTGTATCCTGGTACTTTAAAGCTGAATTATTCCAAAAAGGCAATATATGTAAAAAATCTGGAAGATAAAGAATCAGAAACAGAAAATATGTATCTTTTTGAAAAAAGTAATGAAAAATTGAGTGAAATAGAAAAATTCAACAGCTATATGCAGAAAAAAAAGGAAGTCACAACAGCAACACTTGATAAAAATTTTTCACCTGACATAATAAAAAGGGCTCTGAAGGAAGAAGCAATTAAAATTGAAAAAAAGCTGATAGTAAACAGTAAAAAAATGTCAGGCGGAAAAATTGAAGGTAAAATAGCCGATGATGATGTTGTTCTGAATGAAGAGCAGCAGAAGGTTGCAGACACGATAAAAAATGGTGGAAAGAAGTTTTACCTGTTAAAAGGGGTTACAGGATCAGGTAAAACTGAAATATATATAAATCTTATAAAAGAAGCAATAAAAAATGGTTACGGAAGCCTGTTCCTGGTACCTGAAATTTCTCTTACAACCCAAATGACAGAAAGGCTGGAAAAGCAGTTTTCAGATTCTGTGGCTATACTTCACAGCAAGCTGACTGATGCAGAAAAGAGAAAGGAATGGACTTACATAAGGACGGGGGAGAAAAAGATAGTTATTGGAGCCAGATCGGCGATATTTGCTCCTGTGCAGAACCTGAAATATATAATAATAGATGAAGAACATGAAAATACATATAAACAGGATAACAATCCTAGATATCATACAAAAAATGTGGCAATAAAAAGGGCCTTGATTGAAGGAGATGTAAAGGTGATTTTTGGGTCGGCGACACCTTCTTTTGAATCATATTATCAGGCTGAGAAAAATGACATTGAGCTTGTGGAACTGAAGGAAAGGTTTAACAATGCAAAAATGCCTACGTATGAAATAGTTGATTTAAACAATACACCTGAAAATTTCTCAGAGGAACTGCTGAAGGAAATGTCAGGGGCACTGGGAAGAAAAGAACAGGTAATACTTATCTTAAACAGGAAGGCATTTGCAAATCTTCTGAAGTGCAAGGACTGCGGGCATATTCCTGTATGTCCTAACTGTAGCATATCTTTAAGCTATTATAAATACGAAAATAAGCTGAAATGTAACTACTGTGGCTATGAAAAGTATTTTAATGGGAAGTGCGATGCGTGTGGCAGTGAAAAAGTCATGCAGATTGGGACAGGAACAGAAAAGATAGAGGAAGAAATTAAGTCATATTTTCCTGAAAGCAGGACTGTAAGGGTGGACTCTGAAACAGTGAAGACAAAAAAGGATTATGAAGATATATACAATGACTTTAAAAATCACAAATATGATATAATGCTTGGAACACAGATTATTGCGAAGGGATTTCATTTTCCTGATGTTACGCTTGTGGGGATTATCAATTCTGATATAATACTTAATTTTCCGGATTTCCGGGCAGGAGAAAAGACTTTCCAGCTGCTGACCCAGTCATCAGGAAGGGCAGGACGTGGCAGTAAGGATGGAAAAGTGATAATCCAGACATTTAATGAGGAAAATGAAGTCATACAGAATACAGTTACGGGAAATTATGAAGGATATTACAGGAAGGAAATGGAGTTAAGGAAAATATTGAATTATCCGCCTTTCGGAAGACTCATAATTATAGTTGTGTCTTCAGAAGAAGAGGAAGAACTGGAAAAAAAGGCAAAAAAATTCTACAATATTCTTATGGCAGGCCTGAACATTGGAACAAATCCCGGTGGAAATGAATTTGTGTCAGAGCCATTTAAGGCTCCGATTTATAAAATAAACGGAAGATACAGATACCAGATATTTATAAAATTTAACAGGGAGAATATTACAAAGGTAAAAAATGTAATAAGAAAAGCAATGAATGAATACAAGGAAAAAAAGATAAGAATAAGCGTAGATGTAGATCCTGTTTCCATGTTGTAG